A stretch of Haemophilus influenzae DNA encodes these proteins:
- the galT gene encoding galactose-1-phosphate uridylyltransferase yields MTALFEPTEHPHRRYNPLIDQWVLVSPHRAKRPWQGQQEKVNEEQKPSYDPTCYLCPSNKRITGELNPDYRKPYVFKNDFSALLEDTPAPEKSSDPLFQSSQARGESRVICFSPDHSKTLPLLTALEIEEVIKVWQEQLRELGAKYQWVQIFENKGAAMGCSNPHPHGQIWANSFLPNEVAREDRTQRDYLLKHGSVMLVDYVKRELALKERIVVETEHWVALVPYWAIWPFETLLLPKTHVKRLTELSDEQSKDLAVILKKLTTKYDNLFETSFPYSMGFHAAPFNGEDNEHWQLHAHFYPPLLRSATVRKFMVGYEMLGENQRDLTAEQAAERLRALSEVHYKERTK; encoded by the coding sequence ATGACCGCACTTTTTGAACCTACAGAACATCCACATCGTCGCTACAATCCGTTAATCGATCAATGGGTTTTAGTTTCGCCACATCGTGCCAAACGCCCGTGGCAAGGGCAACAGGAAAAAGTCAATGAAGAACAAAAACCAAGTTATGATCCAACTTGTTATCTTTGTCCGAGTAATAAGCGTATTACAGGGGAATTAAATCCAGATTATCGTAAACCTTATGTATTTAAAAATGATTTTTCCGCGCTTTTAGAAGATACGCCAGCCCCTGAAAAATCCTCCGATCCTCTTTTCCAAAGTTCTCAAGCTCGTGGGGAAAGTCGAGTCATTTGTTTCTCTCCCGATCATAGTAAAACATTGCCATTATTGACCGCACTTGAGATTGAAGAAGTGATTAAAGTATGGCAGGAACAACTTCGTGAACTTGGTGCGAAATACCAATGGGTGCAAATTTTTGAAAACAAAGGGGCTGCAATGGGGTGTTCTAACCCTCATCCGCATGGTCAAATTTGGGCAAATAGTTTCTTGCCAAATGAAGTTGCTCGTGAAGATCGTACACAACGTGATTATTTGCTAAAACATGGCTCAGTAATGTTGGTTGATTATGTAAAACGAGAATTGGCGTTGAAAGAACGTATTGTCGTTGAAACTGAACATTGGGTCGCTTTAGTACCTTATTGGGCTATTTGGCCATTTGAAACATTGCTTCTACCAAAAACTCATGTAAAACGTTTAACTGAATTAAGTGACGAACAATCAAAAGATCTTGCGGTTATTTTGAAAAAATTGACGACCAAATACGACAATCTCTTTGAAACCTCTTTCCCATATTCAATGGGATTTCATGCGGCACCGTTTAATGGCGAAGATAACGAACATTGGCAGCTACATGCTCATTTTTACCCTCCTCTTTTGCGTTCAGCAACTGTGCGTAAATTTATGGTGGGGTATGAAATGTTAGGCGAAAACCAACGCGATTTAACGGCAGAACAGGCAGCGGAGCGATTACGTGCTTTGAGTGAAGTTCATTATAAAGAAAGAACTAAATAA
- the galK gene encoding galactokinase: protein MTPIQNAQQIFNRQHKNLPEITVYAPGRVNIIGEHTDYNDGFVMPCAINFGTAVSGTKRDDHIWNVYAADLDETDEFSLNVEIPKSEHKWANYVRGVVKFIQERYPHFQQGANLVISGNVPLSSGLSSSAALEVAVGKFCQQLGDLPLSHTDIALNGQKAENQFVGANCGNMDQLISALGQENHLLMIDCRSLETIPTPVPQDVAVIIVNSNVPHDLVTGEYNTRRQQCEEAVKFFGAKALRDVSVEQFQKREAELTALSPLAAKRARHVVTENQRVLDAVEALKNNDLTCLGKLMEASHDSMRDDFEITVPQIDYLVELAQLVIGKSGGARMTGGGFGGCIVALTPHDKVDAVRKIIADNYEKTTGLKETFYVCTASQGVRVI from the coding sequence ATGACCCCAATCCAAAATGCTCAACAAATTTTCAATAGACAGCATAAAAATTTGCCAGAAATTACCGTCTATGCCCCTGGTCGAGTAAATATTATCGGCGAACATACTGACTACAACGACGGCTTTGTTATGCCTTGCGCAATTAATTTTGGTACGGCCGTTTCTGGTACAAAACGAGATGATCATATTTGGAATGTTTATGCTGCAGATCTTGATGAAACTGATGAATTTTCTCTCAATGTTGAAATTCCTAAGAGTGAACACAAATGGGCTAATTATGTGCGTGGGGTGGTAAAATTTATCCAAGAACGTTACCCGCACTTTCAACAAGGTGCAAATTTAGTGATTTCTGGTAATGTGCCGCTTTCTTCTGGATTAAGTTCTTCTGCAGCGTTAGAAGTTGCGGTGGGTAAATTCTGCCAACAACTTGGCGATTTACCGCTTTCTCACACGGATATTGCATTGAATGGGCAAAAGGCTGAAAACCAATTTGTCGGTGCTAATTGTGGCAATATGGATCAGTTAATTTCTGCGCTTGGGCAGGAAAATCACTTACTGATGATCGATTGTCGTAGTCTTGAAACTATTCCAACACCAGTGCCACAAGATGTCGCCGTGATTATTGTGAATTCAAACGTACCGCACGATTTAGTAACAGGCGAATACAATACTCGCCGTCAGCAATGTGAAGAGGCAGTAAAATTTTTTGGCGCGAAAGCATTACGAGATGTTTCAGTTGAGCAATTCCAAAAAAGAGAAGCAGAATTGACCGCACTTTCTCCGTTAGCAGCAAAACGTGCTCGTCATGTCGTAACAGAAAATCAACGAGTACTTGATGCGGTAGAAGCATTGAAGAACAATGATTTGACTTGTTTAGGTAAACTAATGGAAGCATCTCACGATTCAATGCGTGATGATTTTGAAATCACCGTGCCACAAATTGATTATTTAGTTGAATTGGCTCAACTTGTTATTGGCAAAAGTGGCGGTGCACGTATGACGGGCGGCGGTTTTGGTGGCTGTATTGTCGCACTTACGCCGCATGATAAAGTCGATGCAGTTCGTAAAATTATTGCGGATAATTACGAGAAAACGACTGGTTTAAAAGAAACTTTTTATGTGTGTACCGCATCACAAGGTGTGCGAGTGATTTAA
- the galM gene encoding galactose-1-epimerase, producing the protein MLEQTTFNAPDGAPYQLITLQNENGMRVQFLDWGATWLSCKVPVNDTLREVLLGCKVENYPTHQSYLGASVGRYANRIANAQFELNGELIKLSSNQGKHQLHGGEGFDKRRWKIQECGENFVCFSLQSEHGDQGFPGNVDVSVTYTLTDDNSVKIEYAGICDKDTALNLTNHAYFNLENAEQGSDVREHTLRLNADFYLPVDNEGIPNSPLKHVVNTSFDFRIAKPIKQDFLQGDQQATKGYDHSFIVNKAWQKPCVLLTSPTGDLSLEVRTSQAALQVYTGNYLAGTPTRNGELYADFSGIALETQCLPDTPNHPEWQNYGGIQKASEQYYQWTEFKFK; encoded by the coding sequence ATGTTAGAACAAACCACTTTTAATGCGCCTGATGGTGCACCTTATCAGCTTATAACCCTACAAAATGAAAATGGGATGCGTGTTCAATTTCTGGATTGGGGCGCAACTTGGCTTTCTTGTAAAGTGCCAGTAAATGACACATTACGCGAGGTTTTATTGGGTTGTAAGGTAGAGAATTATCCCACTCATCAAAGCTATTTAGGCGCAAGCGTAGGGCGTTATGCAAATCGTATTGCAAATGCACAATTTGAATTGAATGGCGAACTTATTAAATTAAGTAGTAATCAAGGAAAGCACCAGCTTCATGGTGGAGAGGGTTTTGATAAACGTCGTTGGAAAATTCAAGAGTGCGGTGAGAATTTTGTGTGTTTTTCATTACAGTCAGAGCATGGTGATCAAGGTTTTCCTGGTAATGTGGATGTGTCTGTAACCTATACGCTAACAGATGATAATAGCGTAAAAATTGAATATGCAGGGATTTGTGATAAGGATACCGCATTGAACTTAACGAATCATGCCTATTTCAATTTAGAAAATGCAGAGCAAGGCAGTGACGTGCGTGAACATACATTACGTTTAAATGCTGATTTTTATCTGCCTGTAGATAATGAGGGGATTCCTAATTCTCCATTAAAGCACGTGGTGAATACAAGTTTTGACTTCCGTATTGCTAAACCCATCAAGCAAGATTTTTTACAAGGGGATCAGCAAGCAACAAAAGGTTACGATCATTCCTTTATTGTCAATAAGGCTTGGCAAAAGCCTTGTGTGTTACTAACCTCTCCAACTGGCGATTTAAGTTTGGAAGTAAGAACCTCGCAAGCTGCATTGCAGGTTTATACGGGTAATTATCTTGCAGGTACACCAACGAGAAATGGCGAATTATATGCCGATTTTTCTGGCATAGCACTAGAAACCCAATGTTTACCAGATACGCCAAATCATCCTGAATGGCAAAATTACGGCGGAATTCAAAAAGCAAGCGAACAATATTATCAATGGACAGAGTTTAAATTTAAATAA
- a CDS encoding YecA family protein, with protein MLISHSDLNQQLKSAGIGFNATELHGFLSGLLCGGLKDQSWLPLLYQFSNDNHAYPTALVQPVTELYEQISQTLSDVEGFTFELGLSENENVFAQADSLSDWANQFLLGLGLAQPELAKEKGEIGEAVDDLQDICQLGYNEDDNEEELAEALEEIIEYVRTIAMLFYSHFNEEEIESKPVLH; from the coding sequence ATGCTCATTTCTCATTCTGACCTTAACCAACAACTTAAATCTGCTGGAATCGGCTTTAATGCAACAGAACTACACGGCTTTTTAAGCGGTTTACTTTGTGGTGGATTAAAAGATCAAAGTTGGCTACCGCTCTTATATCAATTCAGCAATGATAATCACGCTTACCCAACAGCATTAGTTCAACCCGTTACAGAACTTTATGAACAAATTAGTCAAACCTTATCAGATGTTGAAGGCTTTACCTTTGAACTTGGTTTAAGTGAAAATGAAAATGTCTTTGCACAAGCGGATAGCTTATCCGATTGGGCAAACCAATTCTTACTTGGTCTTGGCTTAGCACAACCTGAATTAGCAAAAGAAAAAGGTGAAATTGGCGAAGCGGTAGATGATTTACAAGATATTTGCCAACTTGGTTATAATGAAGATGATAATGAAGAAGAACTAGCGGAAGCACTAGAAGAAATCATTGAATATGTTCGCACCATTGCAATGTTGTTCTATTCTCATTTCAACGAAGAAGAAATTGAGAGCAAACCTGTATTACATTAA
- the pepP gene encoding Xaa-Pro aminopeptidase produces MELAYMAKLPKEEFEERRTRVFAQMQPNSALLLFSEIEKRRNNDCTYPFRQDSYFWYLTGFNEPNAALLLLKTEQVEKAIIFLRPRDPLLETWNGRRLGVERAPQQLNVNEAYSIEEFATVLPKILKNLTALYHVPEIHTWGDTLVSESAVNFSEILDWRPMLSEMRLIKSPNEIRLIQQAGQITALGHIKAMQTTRPNRFEYEIESDILHEFNRHCARFPSYNSIVAGGSNACILHYTENDRPLNDGDLVLIDAGCEFAMYAGDITRTFPVNGKFSPPQREIYELVLKAQKRAIELLVPGNSIKQANDEVIRIKTQGLVDLGILKGDVDTLIEQQAYRQFYMHGLGHWLGLDVHDVGSYGQDKQRILEIGMVITVEPGIYISEDADVPEQYKGIGVRIEDNLLMTEYGNKILTAAVPKEIADIENLMNF; encoded by the coding sequence ATGGAATTGGCTTATATGGCTAAATTGCCTAAAGAAGAATTTGAGGAACGTCGCACACGAGTATTCGCTCAAATGCAACCTAATTCAGCATTATTGCTTTTTTCTGAAATCGAAAAACGCCGTAATAATGATTGTACCTATCCTTTCCGTCAAGATAGCTATTTTTGGTATTTAACAGGCTTTAATGAACCGAATGCAGCTCTGTTATTACTGAAAACAGAACAAGTAGAAAAAGCCATTATTTTTCTTCGTCCACGCGATCCGTTACTTGAAACTTGGAATGGTCGCCGATTAGGTGTTGAGCGTGCACCACAGCAACTTAATGTAAATGAAGCCTATTCTATTGAAGAGTTCGCTACCGTACTGCCAAAAATACTGAAAAATTTGACCGCACTTTACCATGTGCCAGAAATTCATACTTGGGGTGATACATTGGTGTCAGAAAGTGCGGTGAATTTTAGCGAGATTTTAGATTGGCGACCAATGCTCAGCGAAATGCGCCTTATAAAATCGCCGAATGAAATCCGCTTAATACAACAAGCGGGACAAATTACGGCACTTGGGCATATTAAAGCGATGCAAACAACACGCCCAAATCGCTTTGAATATGAAATTGAAAGCGATATTTTGCATGAATTTAATCGCCATTGCGCCAGATTTCCTTCTTACAATTCCATTGTTGCAGGAGGAAGTAACGCCTGTATTTTGCACTACACAGAAAATGATCGCCCACTAAATGATGGGGATTTAGTGCTGATTGACGCTGGCTGTGAATTTGCCATGTATGCAGGCGATATCACCCGCACTTTTCCTGTAAATGGAAAATTTAGCCCGCCTCAACGTGAAATTTATGAGTTAGTTTTAAAAGCCCAAAAACGTGCGATTGAATTACTTGTACCGGGCAATTCCATTAAGCAAGCCAATGATGAAGTTATTCGTATTAAAACCCAAGGATTAGTGGATTTAGGCATCTTAAAAGGAGATGTGGATACACTTATTGAACAACAAGCTTATCGCCAATTTTATATGCATGGATTAGGGCACTGGCTAGGGTTAGATGTGCATGATGTGGGTAGTTATGGCCAAGATAAACAACGGATACTCGAAATCGGTATGGTAATTACCGTTGAGCCTGGTATTTATATTTCAGAAGATGCAGATGTGCCAGAGCAATACAAAGGCATTGGCGTGCGCATTGAGGATAATTTACTCATGACTGAATATGGTAATAAAATCCTAACCGCTGCTGTCCCTAAAGAAATTGCAGACATTGAAAATTTAATGAATTTTTAA
- the uspA gene encoding universal stress protein UspA, with product MYKHVLVAVDLSEESPILLKKAVGIAKRHDAKLSIIHVDVNFSDLYTGLIDVNMSSMQDRISTETQKALLDLAESVDYPISEKLSGSGDLGQVLSDAIEQYDVDLLVTGHHQDFWSKLMSSTRQVMNTIKIDMLVVPLRDE from the coding sequence ATGTACAAACACGTTTTAGTAGCAGTAGATCTTTCTGAAGAAAGTCCAATTTTACTTAAAAAAGCAGTTGGGATTGCTAAACGCCACGACGCAAAACTTTCTATCATCCACGTTGATGTGAACTTCTCGGATCTTTATACTGGATTGATTGATGTGAATATGTCTTCAATGCAAGACAGGATTTCCACGGAAACACAAAAAGCCTTATTAGATTTAGCTGAAAGTGTGGATTATCCAATTTCAGAAAAATTGAGTGGCAGCGGCGATTTAGGACAAGTTTTAAGTGATGCCATCGAACAATATGATGTGGATTTATTAGTGACGGGACATCATCAGGATTTTTGGAGTAAGTTAATGTCTTCAACACGTCAAGTGATGAATACGATTAAAATTGATATGTTGGTTGTTCCGCTTAGAGATGAATAA